A single window of Streptomyces sp. NBC_00464 DNA harbors:
- a CDS encoding MBL fold metallo-hydrolase: MKLTVVGCSGSFPSAGSACSSYLVEADGFRLLLDMGNGALGELQRYIGLYDLDAIFLSHLHADHCIDMCAYFVVRYYPHDGGRPARIPVYGPDGTEQRLTTAHADTPSDHAMSEVFDFHTLKPGSFEIGPFSVRTEKLCHPVDTFGIRIEHGGSSLTYSGDTGTCEALDELAEGADLFLCEASFVHGKEDIPDLHLNGREAGELAARAEVGRLVLTHIPPWTDADRNLADAREVFDGPTELAVPGAVYEI; this comes from the coding sequence ATGAAGCTCACCGTCGTCGGCTGCTCCGGCTCGTTCCCGTCCGCGGGATCGGCATGCTCGAGCTACCTCGTAGAGGCCGACGGCTTCAGGCTGCTCCTCGACATGGGCAACGGCGCCCTCGGCGAGCTGCAGCGCTACATCGGTCTCTACGACCTCGACGCCATCTTCCTCAGCCACCTCCACGCCGATCACTGCATCGACATGTGCGCGTACTTCGTCGTCCGGTACTACCCGCACGACGGCGGACGCCCGGCCCGCATCCCGGTGTACGGCCCGGACGGCACGGAGCAGCGGCTCACCACCGCGCACGCCGACACCCCGTCCGACCACGCGATGAGCGAGGTCTTCGACTTCCACACCCTGAAGCCCGGCTCGTTCGAGATCGGCCCCTTCTCGGTCCGTACGGAGAAGCTCTGCCACCCCGTCGACACCTTCGGCATCCGCATCGAGCACGGTGGCAGCTCACTCACGTACTCCGGCGACACCGGCACCTGCGAGGCCCTGGACGAGCTGGCCGAGGGCGCCGACCTCTTCCTCTGCGAGGCGTCGTTCGTCCACGGCAAGGAGGACATCCCGGACCTCCACCTCAACGGCCGCGAGGCGGGCGAGCTCGCCGCCCGCGCGGAGGTGGGCCGCCTGGTCCTCACGCACATCCCGCCGTGGACCGACGCCGACCGCAACCTCGCCGACGCCCGCGAGGTCTTCGACGGCCCGACGGAACTGGCGGTCCCGGGCGCGGTCTACGAGATCTAG
- a CDS encoding PTS transporter subunit EIIC, with the protein MSTAGTAPAVTKKKGAGAMAVMQRIGRSLMLPVAVLPAAALLVRFGQGDMLGKESFPDFINKIAGYMAAGGGALLDNMPLLFCVGIAIGFAKKSDGSTALAAVTGYLVFQKVLATFTDSNLPKVAAVVDGKIVMNEAPVNAGVLGGVVMGIIVALLYQKFYRTKLPDWAGFFGGRRLVPILSAFAGLVVGIIFGLIWPVLGAGLHNLSEWLVGSGAVGAGIFGVANRALIPIGMHHLLNSFPWFQAGTYNDGGVDYHGDIARFLHGDPTAGQFMTGFFPIMMFALPAACLAITHCARPERRKVVGGMMFSLAATAFVTGVTEPIEFTFMFIAPVLYAIHAVLTGVSMALTWALGMKDGFGFSAGAVDYFLNLGIAEKPWLLALVGLCFAAIYYVVFRFAITKFNLPTPGRESDEELAELLKAEAK; encoded by the coding sequence ATGTCCACGGCTGGCACCGCTCCCGCGGTCACCAAGAAGAAGGGCGCCGGCGCGATGGCTGTCATGCAGCGCATCGGCCGCAGCCTCATGCTGCCGGTCGCGGTGCTGCCCGCAGCCGCCCTGCTCGTCCGCTTCGGACAGGGCGACATGCTCGGCAAGGAGTCCTTCCCGGACTTCATCAACAAGATCGCCGGTTACATGGCGGCGGGCGGCGGCGCGCTGCTCGACAACATGCCGCTGCTGTTCTGCGTCGGTATCGCGATCGGCTTCGCCAAGAAGTCGGACGGTTCGACCGCCCTCGCGGCCGTCACCGGTTACCTGGTCTTCCAGAAGGTGCTCGCCACCTTCACCGACAGCAACCTGCCCAAGGTCGCGGCGGTGGTCGACGGCAAGATCGTCATGAACGAGGCGCCGGTCAACGCCGGTGTGCTCGGCGGCGTCGTCATGGGCATAATCGTCGCCCTGCTGTACCAGAAGTTCTACCGGACCAAGCTGCCTGACTGGGCGGGCTTCTTCGGTGGCCGCCGTCTGGTCCCGATCCTCTCCGCCTTCGCGGGCCTGGTCGTCGGCATCATCTTCGGTCTGATCTGGCCGGTCCTCGGTGCCGGTCTGCACAACCTCAGTGAGTGGCTCGTCGGATCCGGTGCCGTCGGCGCGGGCATCTTCGGTGTCGCCAACCGTGCGCTGATCCCGATCGGCATGCACCACCTCCTGAACTCGTTCCCGTGGTTCCAGGCCGGTACGTACAACGACGGCGGCGTGGACTACCACGGCGACATCGCCCGCTTCCTGCACGGAGACCCGACCGCGGGCCAGTTCATGACCGGCTTCTTCCCGATCATGATGTTCGCCCTCCCGGCGGCCTGCCTCGCGATCACCCACTGCGCCCGCCCCGAGCGCCGCAAGGTCGTCGGCGGCATGATGTTCTCGCTCGCCGCCACCGCGTTCGTCACCGGTGTGACCGAGCCGATCGAGTTCACGTTCATGTTCATCGCCCCGGTGCTCTACGCGATCCACGCGGTGCTGACCGGTGTCTCGATGGCGCTCACCTGGGCCCTCGGCATGAAGGACGGCTTCGGCTTCTCCGCCGGTGCGGTCGACTACTTCCTGAACCTCGGTATCGCGGAGAAGCCCTGGCTGCTCGCGCTGGTCGGTCTCTGCTTCGCGGCGATCTACTACGTGGTCTTCCGCTTCGCGATCACCAAGTTCAACCTGCCGACGCCGGGCCGTGAGTCCGACGAGGAGCTCGCGGAGCTCCTCAAGGCCGAAGCCAAGTAG
- a CDS encoding HNH endonuclease signature motif containing protein, giving the protein MSGKYPRDLLERTAATATSLVDVLRRLGAPLGSRTCRYVGERLKHYDIDTSHFADEALPVRAHYAYPQELLGEAAAHSCSIREMFEYMGLHPGDSPYGYVRSKLDRLGIDTSHFTSGRRYGSPSTPRHELAAAVAESRSLAGVLNALGQVDNGGARARLKRDIEAYRLSTSHFTGQGHSAGSRSSHRKPAADILVRLEGGTRRTRTALLRRALDDVGVSRECAGCGTDETWRGNRLVLEIDHISGDRLDNRLQNLRYLCPSCHSQTATFSNRTRPATPRR; this is encoded by the coding sequence ATGAGCGGCAAGTATCCTCGCGACCTGCTCGAACGAACCGCAGCGACTGCGACCAGCCTGGTCGACGTCCTGCGCCGACTCGGCGCACCGCTGGGCAGCAGAACTTGCCGATATGTGGGCGAACGACTCAAGCACTACGACATCGACACGTCCCACTTCGCCGACGAGGCCCTGCCGGTTCGAGCGCACTACGCCTACCCGCAGGAGCTACTTGGCGAGGCGGCAGCCCATTCATGCAGCATCCGAGAGATGTTCGAGTACATGGGCCTCCATCCAGGCGACAGCCCGTACGGATACGTTCGCAGCAAGCTCGATCGACTCGGGATAGATACGTCCCACTTCACCAGTGGGCGCAGGTACGGGTCTCCTTCCACACCGCGCCACGAACTGGCCGCCGCAGTGGCCGAGTCACGAAGTCTCGCCGGCGTGCTGAATGCGCTGGGGCAGGTCGACAATGGCGGCGCTCGCGCCCGCCTGAAACGGGACATTGAGGCGTATCGCCTGTCGACCAGCCATTTCACCGGCCAAGGTCATTCGGCTGGCAGTCGCTCCTCGCACCGCAAACCCGCCGCCGATATCCTCGTGCGCCTTGAAGGCGGGACACGCCGAACGCGCACAGCCCTCCTGAGACGAGCGCTCGACGATGTCGGAGTCTCTCGGGAGTGCGCGGGATGCGGAACTGACGAGACATGGCGGGGAAACCGGCTCGTCCTAGAGATCGATCACATCAGTGGCGACAGATTGGACAACCGCCTCCAGAACCTTCGGTACCTCTGCCCTTCATGTCACAGCCAAACAGCTACATTCTCCAATCGCACCCGCCCAGCTACGCCGAGGCGGTAA
- the rdgB gene encoding RdgB/HAM1 family non-canonical purine NTP pyrophosphatase produces the protein MTRLILATRNAGKITELHAILADAGLTHELVGADAYPEIPDVKETGVTFAENALLKAHALARATGHPAIADDSGLCVDVLGGAPGIFSARWSGTHGNDKANLDLLLAQLSDIDDTHRAAHFACAAALALPDGTERVVEGRLLGTLRHTPSGTGGFGYDPILQPEGETRTCAELTAAEKNAISHRGKAFRGLVPVVRELVG, from the coding sequence ATGACCCGCCTCATCCTCGCCACCCGCAACGCCGGGAAGATCACCGAACTCCACGCGATCCTCGCCGACGCAGGCCTCACCCACGAACTCGTCGGCGCGGACGCGTACCCGGAGATCCCCGACGTCAAGGAAACCGGCGTCACCTTCGCCGAGAACGCCCTCCTCAAGGCCCACGCCCTCGCCCGGGCCACCGGCCACCCCGCCATCGCCGACGACTCCGGCCTCTGCGTCGACGTACTCGGCGGCGCCCCCGGCATCTTCTCGGCCCGCTGGTCCGGCACCCACGGCAACGACAAGGCCAACCTGGACCTGCTCCTGGCCCAGCTCTCCGACATCGACGACACCCACCGCGCGGCCCACTTCGCCTGCGCCGCCGCGCTCGCCCTCCCCGACGGCACGGAACGCGTGGTCGAAGGCCGCCTGCTCGGCACCCTGCGCCACACCCCGTCCGGCACGGGCGGCTTCGGCTACGACCCGATCCTCCAGCCGGAGGGCGAGACCCGGACGTGCGCGGAGCTGACCGCGGCGGAGAAGAACGCGATCAGCCATCGGGGGAAGGCGTTCCGGGGGCTGGTGCCGGTGGTGCGGGAGTTGGTGGGGTGA
- the proP gene encoding glycine betaine/L-proline transporter ProP, with amino-acid sequence MAASDPHQAADPEAVKRHPALFRAIRKRQNPKLRRTDITVTDDQAVKRAVKAASLGNAMEWFDFGIYSYLAATLGHVFFPSGNDTTQLLSSFATFAVAFLVRPLGGMFFGPMGDKIGRKKVLALTMILMAVGTFAIGVIPSHDTIGVGAPILLILFRMLQGFSTGGEYGGASTFIAEYAPDKRRGYFGSFLEFGTLAGYVGAAGLVTALYALLNDTQMEAWGWRIPFLVAGPLGLVGLYLRLRLDETPAFQKLEGGTAHATEAADGVETTAKGDLAKIFRNYWPTLILCICLVGAYNITDYMLLSYMPTYLSDELGYSETHGLLILLAVMVFLMVIISQVGKLSDRFGRKPLLMTGMVGFLVLSLPAFLLIREGSIPAITIGMLMLGLSLVCMLGTMSAALPALFPTNVRYGSLSVGYNLSASIFGGTTPLVITALISWSGSNLMPAYYAMAAALVGVIAVACMKETANKPLAGSPPSVETTAEAEELVAAQTPDPKF; translated from the coding sequence ATGGCGGCCTCCGACCCCCATCAGGCGGCCGACCCCGAAGCGGTCAAACGCCACCCCGCCCTCTTCCGCGCCATCCGAAAACGCCAGAACCCCAAGCTGCGCCGGACGGACATCACCGTCACGGACGACCAGGCGGTCAAGCGCGCGGTCAAGGCGGCGTCGCTAGGTAACGCCATGGAGTGGTTCGACTTCGGCATCTACTCCTACCTGGCCGCCACCCTGGGCCATGTCTTCTTCCCGTCCGGGAACGACACCACCCAGCTCCTCTCCTCCTTCGCCACCTTCGCCGTCGCCTTCCTCGTACGACCGCTCGGCGGCATGTTCTTCGGCCCCATGGGCGACAAGATCGGCCGCAAGAAGGTCCTCGCCCTCACCATGATCCTGATGGCGGTCGGCACCTTCGCCATCGGCGTCATCCCCTCCCACGACACCATCGGCGTCGGCGCCCCCATCCTCCTCATCCTCTTCCGGATGCTCCAGGGCTTCTCCACCGGCGGCGAATACGGCGGCGCCTCCACATTCATCGCCGAGTACGCCCCCGACAAACGACGCGGCTACTTCGGCAGCTTCCTCGAATTCGGCACCCTCGCGGGATACGTCGGAGCCGCGGGCCTGGTCACCGCGCTCTACGCCCTGCTCAACGACACCCAGATGGAAGCCTGGGGCTGGCGCATCCCCTTCCTCGTCGCCGGCCCCCTCGGCCTCGTCGGCCTCTACCTGCGACTGCGCCTGGACGAGACCCCGGCCTTCCAGAAGCTGGAGGGCGGCACCGCACACGCCACCGAGGCCGCGGACGGCGTCGAGACCACCGCCAAGGGCGACCTCGCCAAGATCTTCCGCAACTACTGGCCGACGCTGATCCTCTGCATCTGCCTGGTCGGCGCGTACAACATCACCGACTACATGCTGCTGTCGTACATGCCGACGTACCTCTCCGACGAACTCGGCTACAGCGAGACCCACGGCCTGCTGATCCTGCTCGCGGTCATGGTGTTCCTGATGGTGATCATCAGCCAGGTCGGCAAACTCTCCGACCGCTTCGGCCGCAAGCCGCTGCTCATGACGGGCATGGTCGGCTTCCTGGTCCTCTCCCTCCCGGCCTTCCTCCTGATCCGCGAGGGCAGCATCCCGGCGATCACGATCGGCATGCTGATGCTGGGCCTCTCCCTCGTCTGCATGCTCGGCACGATGTCCGCGGCCCTCCCTGCCCTGTTCCCGACGAACGTCCGCTACGGGTCCCTGTCGGTGGGCTACAACCTGAGCGCGTCGATCTTCGGCGGTACGACTCCGCTGGTCATCACGGCCCTGATCAGCTGGTCGGGCAGCAACCTGATGCCGGCGTACTACGCGATGGCGGCGGCGCTGGTGGGCGTGATCGCGGTGGCCTGCATGAAGGAGACCGCCAACAAGCCGCTGGCCGGCTCGCCCCCGTCGGTGGAGACGACCGCGGAGGCGGAGGAACTGGTGGCGGCGCAGACGCCGGACCCGAAGTTCTGA
- a CDS encoding HNH endonuclease produces the protein MPARYTRELLEEAARETTNANDAVRWCGGTPTPGSRSYLRKKMTEWGVDISHFVDTRVRHTEEKLRDLVAHSTSVTEVVRRLGINPVGGNHAHISRRISSLRIDTSHFVRTPPHRPKGALGNRLVLGSPTDGRVPGERLRRELTRNGVENACVECGNRGEWQDQPLRLEVDHVNGNWWDNRPENLRILCPNCHAATDTYRGRKRGRAL, from the coding sequence GTGCCTGCTCGGTATACGCGCGAGTTGCTTGAAGAAGCGGCGCGCGAGACGACGAACGCCAATGATGCTGTGCGGTGGTGTGGGGGGACGCCTACGCCGGGGAGCCGGAGCTACCTGCGGAAGAAGATGACGGAGTGGGGTGTGGACATCTCACACTTCGTCGACACGAGGGTGCGCCACACCGAAGAGAAGCTGCGCGATCTGGTCGCCCACTCCACGAGCGTGACCGAGGTCGTCCGCCGTCTGGGTATCAATCCTGTGGGCGGAAATCACGCCCATATCAGCCGCCGCATCAGCAGTCTCCGGATCGACACATCGCACTTCGTGCGCACACCACCACACCGCCCCAAAGGAGCGCTGGGGAACCGACTGGTTCTCGGCAGCCCGACGGACGGCAGGGTCCCCGGCGAACGGCTGCGCCGAGAGCTCACTCGCAACGGCGTCGAGAATGCATGTGTCGAATGCGGCAACAGGGGCGAGTGGCAGGATCAGCCGCTTCGACTCGAAGTCGATCACGTCAATGGCAACTGGTGGGACAACCGCCCGGAGAACCTCCGCATCCTGTGCCCCAACTGCCATGCAGCGACCGACACTTATCGCGGGCGTAAGCGCGGCAGGGCGCTATGA
- a CDS encoding glucose PTS transporter subunit EIIB has protein sequence MASKAEKIVAGLGGIENIEEVEGCITRLRTEVIDPSKVDEAALKAAGAHGVVKMGTAIQVVIGTDADPIAADIEDMM, from the coding sequence ATGGCCAGCAAGGCTGAGAAGATCGTCGCCGGGCTCGGCGGAATCGAGAACATCGAAGAGGTCGAAGGCTGCATCACCCGCCTCCGCACCGAGGTCATCGACCCGAGCAAGGTCGACGAAGCCGCGCTCAAGGCCGCCGGCGCCCACGGCGTCGTCAAGATGGGCACCGCGATCCAGGTCGTCATCGGCACCGACGCGGACCCCATCGCCGCCGACATCGAAGACATGATGTGA
- a CDS encoding PLP-dependent cysteine synthase family protein, translated as MRYDSPLAAVGNTPLVRLPRLSPADDVRIWAKLEDRNPTGSIKDRPALHMVEQAEKDGRLTPGCTILEPTSGNTGISLAMAAKLKGYRIVCVMPENTSQERRDLLAMWGAEIISSPAAGGSNTAVRVAKELSAEHPDWVMLYQYGNPDNAGAHYATTGPEILADLPSITHFVAGLGTTGTLMGVGRYLREHVEGIKIVAAEPRYDDLVYGLRNLDEGFVPELYDASVLTTRFSVGSADAVTRTRELLQQEGIFAGVSTGAALHAAIGVGNKAVKAGESADIVFVVADGGWKYLSTGVYTAPTTEAAIETLQGQLWA; from the coding sequence ATGCGCTATGACAGCCCGCTCGCCGCAGTGGGCAACACCCCGCTCGTCCGCCTGCCGCGGCTGTCACCGGCGGACGACGTTCGCATCTGGGCCAAACTGGAGGACCGCAACCCCACCGGCTCGATCAAGGACCGCCCCGCGCTCCACATGGTCGAGCAGGCCGAGAAGGACGGCCGGCTCACCCCCGGCTGCACCATTCTCGAACCCACCAGCGGCAACACCGGCATCTCCCTCGCCATGGCGGCCAAGCTCAAGGGCTACCGCATCGTCTGCGTGATGCCGGAGAACACCTCCCAGGAGCGGCGCGACCTGCTCGCCATGTGGGGCGCCGAGATCATCTCCTCCCCGGCGGCGGGCGGCTCCAACACCGCCGTACGCGTCGCCAAGGAGCTGTCGGCCGAGCACCCCGACTGGGTGATGCTCTACCAGTACGGCAACCCCGACAACGCGGGCGCCCACTACGCCACCACCGGCCCCGAGATCCTCGCCGACCTCCCCTCGATCACCCACTTCGTCGCGGGCCTCGGCACCACCGGCACCCTCATGGGCGTCGGCCGCTACCTGCGCGAACACGTCGAAGGCATCAAGATCGTCGCCGCCGAACCGCGCTACGACGACCTCGTCTACGGCCTGCGCAACCTCGACGAGGGCTTCGTCCCCGAGCTCTACGACGCCTCCGTCCTCACCACCCGCTTCTCCGTCGGCTCCGCCGACGCCGTCACCCGCACCCGCGAACTCCTCCAGCAGGAGGGCATCTTCGCGGGCGTCTCCACCGGCGCCGCACTCCACGCGGCGATCGGCGTCGGCAACAAGGCGGTCAAGGCCGGCGAGAGCGCCGACATCGTCTTCGTCGTCGCCGACGGCGGCTGGAAGTACCTGTCGACGGGCGTCTACACCGCGCCGACGACGGAAGCGGCGATCGAAACGCTGCAGGGCCAGCTCTGGGCGTAG
- a CDS encoding PTS transporter subunit EIIC yields MSSSSAAIPQKKWWNGLFQGLQKMGRSLQLPIAVLPAAGILNRLGQPDVFGDEGLGWDNLAKVFAAAGGALLDSGLGLPLLFCVGVAIGMAKKSDGSTALAAVTGFLVYYAVLHAFPVDCDEGSTFVTGGTWFGTCVTDDAQVTAAEYQNPGVFGGIVMGLMSAWFWQRYHRVKLVDWLGFFNGRRLVPIIMAFVGLLFAALCAWLWQPIGDGLTSFSKWLVDLDWAGSGVFGVANRALLVIGLHQFLNTFVWFQFGDYTKPDGTVVHGDINRFLAGDPTAGQFTTGFFPIMMFALPAAALAIYHCAKPHRRKAVGGMMASVGLTSFVTGITEPIEYSFLFVAPLLYAIHAVLTGVSMAVTWALGVKDGFSFSAGLIDYAINWSLATKPWLIIPIGLAFAALYYAIFRFAITKFNLQTPGREPDEVEEEIEENLTK; encoded by the coding sequence ATGAGCTCAAGCAGCGCAGCGATCCCACAGAAAAAGTGGTGGAACGGCCTCTTCCAGGGCCTGCAGAAGATGGGGCGCAGCCTTCAGCTCCCGATCGCCGTTCTTCCGGCGGCGGGAATTCTCAACCGGCTCGGCCAGCCGGACGTGTTCGGTGACGAGGGTCTCGGCTGGGACAATCTCGCCAAGGTGTTCGCGGCTGCCGGTGGTGCGCTGCTGGACTCGGGTCTGGGTCTGCCGCTGCTGTTCTGCGTGGGTGTCGCGATCGGCATGGCGAAGAAGTCGGACGGGTCGACGGCGCTGGCCGCGGTGACGGGCTTCCTCGTGTATTACGCGGTGCTGCACGCGTTCCCGGTGGACTGTGACGAGGGTTCGACGTTCGTGACGGGCGGTACCTGGTTCGGTACGTGTGTCACGGATGACGCGCAGGTGACGGCGGCCGAGTACCAGAACCCGGGGGTGTTCGGCGGGATCGTGATGGGTCTGATGTCGGCCTGGTTCTGGCAGCGGTACCACCGGGTGAAGCTGGTGGACTGGCTGGGCTTCTTCAACGGTCGCCGGCTGGTCCCGATCATCATGGCGTTCGTGGGTCTGCTCTTCGCGGCGCTGTGTGCGTGGCTGTGGCAGCCGATCGGTGACGGGCTGACGAGCTTCTCGAAGTGGCTGGTGGACCTGGACTGGGCGGGTTCGGGCGTCTTCGGTGTGGCCAACCGTGCGTTGCTGGTGATCGGTCTGCACCAGTTCCTGAACACGTTCGTCTGGTTCCAGTTCGGTGACTACACCAAACCGGACGGGACGGTCGTGCACGGTGACATCAACCGGTTCCTGGCGGGTGACCCGACGGCCGGTCAGTTCACGACGGGCTTCTTCCCGATCATGATGTTCGCGCTGCCCGCGGCGGCGCTGGCGATCTACCACTGCGCGAAGCCGCATCGCCGCAAGGCGGTGGGCGGCATGATGGCCTCGGTCGGTCTGACCTCGTTCGTGACGGGAATCACGGAGCCGATCGAGTACTCGTTCCTCTTCGTCGCACCTCTGCTGTACGCGATCCACGCGGTGCTCACGGGCGTGTCGATGGCGGTGACGTGGGCACTCGGGGTGAAGGACGGTTTCAGCTTCTCGGCGGGTCTGATCGACTACGCCATCAACTGGAGTCTCGCGACGAAACCGTGGCTGATCATCCCGATCGGCCTGGCGTTCGCCGCGCTGTATTACGCGATCTTCCGGTTCGCGATCACCAAGTTCAACCTCCAGACGCCGGGCCGTGAGCCCGACGAGGTGGAGGAGGAGATCGAGGAGAACCTCACGAAGTAG
- the rph gene encoding ribonuclease PH, which produces MSRIDGRTPDQLRPVTIERGWSKHAEGSVLISFGDTKVFCTASVTEGVPRWRKGSGEGWVTAEYSMLPRSTNTRGDRESVRGKIGGRTHEISRLIGRSLRAVIDYKALGENTIVLDCDVLQADGGTRTAAITGAYVALADAITWAQGKKIIKHGRKPLTGTVSAISVGIVDGTPLLDLCYEEDVRAETDMNVVCTGDGRFVEVQGTAEAEPFNREELNALLDLATAGCVDLTAFQNDALTRTLGE; this is translated from the coding sequence ATGTCTCGTATCGACGGCCGCACCCCCGACCAGCTCCGCCCCGTCACCATCGAACGCGGATGGAGCAAGCACGCCGAAGGATCCGTACTCATCTCCTTCGGCGACACCAAAGTCTTCTGCACCGCCTCCGTCACCGAAGGCGTCCCCCGCTGGCGCAAGGGCAGCGGCGAAGGCTGGGTCACCGCCGAATACTCCATGCTGCCCCGCTCCACCAACACCCGCGGCGACCGCGAATCCGTACGCGGCAAGATCGGCGGCCGCACCCACGAGATCAGCCGCCTCATCGGCCGCTCCCTGCGCGCAGTCATCGACTACAAGGCCCTCGGCGAAAACACCATCGTCCTCGACTGCGACGTCCTCCAGGCCGACGGCGGCACCCGCACCGCCGCCATCACCGGCGCCTACGTCGCCCTCGCCGACGCCATCACCTGGGCCCAGGGCAAGAAGATCATCAAGCACGGCCGCAAGCCGCTCACCGGCACCGTCTCCGCCATCAGCGTCGGCATCGTCGACGGCACCCCCCTCCTCGACCTCTGCTACGAGGAAGACGTCCGCGCCGAAACCGACATGAACGTCGTCTGCACCGGCGACGGCCGCTTCGTCGAGGTCCAGGGCACCGCCGAGGCCGAACCCTTCAACCGCGAGGAACTCAACGCCCTCCTCGACCTCGCCACCGCAGGCTGCGTCGACCTCACCGCCTTCCAGAACGACGCCCTCACCCGCACCCTCGGCGAGTAA
- a CDS encoding PP2C family protein-serine/threonine phosphatase, translating into MSLPSSQTIRPQLAAPRLPLADHLASVQVLEGAPHGIVIASAERGATTVFANGRLAELFGAQVPSEPGGLARAATSFSDRNGEPLRFAESPLGVALGLRRPARAEVRYMPEGARALWLDISAVPLDSGPGELPLAVAFIHDVSQQRRAADDLDEVNRRLAEQLEDATWVHGLAERLTDHDSVDGTLHQVLGEGARLLRADMGVARLRDEDGSSMRTRALYGMPADVRSVREAVEALPPGRFLVDEAEAAGGALIVEDVETDPSCSASMRELGRAAGFRRVYALALSTTSGRRLGVVAWAWREPGRPTLRQRQLVGTYCRFAGQMVENNLLYERERRIAGTLQQSMLAQELPEIAGVQVAACSLPGARGMQAGGDWYDVMALPGGKAGLALGDVMGKGLRAATAMGQLRTALRSYALVEGEDPVAVLSDLNALSQDMALTDLATVLYMTVDPQERRAVVASAGHCPPLLVDHSGARFLRAGQGVPLGVVDEWDAEADEFELPAGALLVLYTDGLVERRGEELGVGLERLRAAALAAPSDVGDLCAYLVEACLGDGEASDDVAILAVRVR; encoded by the coding sequence ATGTCCCTCCCTTCGAGTCAGACAATCCGGCCGCAGCTTGCCGCACCGCGTCTGCCCCTGGCGGACCACCTCGCGTCCGTCCAGGTTCTGGAGGGTGCGCCGCATGGGATCGTCATCGCTTCCGCCGAGCGGGGGGCGACGACGGTGTTCGCGAACGGTCGGCTGGCGGAGTTGTTCGGGGCGCAGGTGCCGTCGGAGCCGGGCGGGCTGGCTCGGGCGGCCACGTCGTTCAGTGACCGCAACGGGGAGCCGTTGCGGTTCGCGGAGTCGCCGCTGGGGGTGGCGCTGGGGCTGCGTCGTCCGGCGCGGGCGGAGGTGCGGTACATGCCGGAGGGTGCGCGGGCGCTGTGGCTGGACATCAGTGCTGTTCCGCTGGACTCCGGTCCCGGTGAGCTGCCGCTGGCCGTCGCGTTCATCCATGACGTTTCTCAGCAGCGGCGGGCGGCCGATGATCTGGACGAGGTGAACCGCAGGCTGGCCGAGCAGCTGGAGGACGCGACCTGGGTGCATGGTCTGGCGGAGCGGCTGACGGATCACGACAGCGTGGACGGCACGCTGCATCAGGTCCTGGGTGAGGGCGCGCGGCTGTTGCGGGCGGACATGGGGGTGGCGCGGCTGCGGGACGAGGACGGTTCCTCGATGCGGACGCGTGCGCTGTACGGGATGCCGGCTGATGTGCGGTCGGTGCGTGAGGCGGTGGAGGCCTTGCCGCCGGGGCGGTTCCTGGTCGATGAGGCGGAGGCGGCGGGCGGGGCGCTGATCGTGGAGGACGTGGAGACCGATCCGTCGTGTTCGGCGAGCATGCGTGAGCTGGGGCGTGCGGCGGGGTTCCGTCGGGTGTACGCGCTGGCGCTGAGCACCACGTCGGGCCGTCGGCTGGGCGTGGTGGCCTGGGCGTGGCGGGAGCCGGGGCGGCCGACGCTGCGGCAGCGGCAGTTGGTGGGGACGTACTGCCGGTTCGCGGGGCAGATGGTCGAGAACAATCTGTTGTACGAGCGTGAGCGGCGGATCGCGGGGACGCTTCAGCAGTCGATGTTGGCGCAGGAGCTGCCGGAGATCGCGGGGGTGCAGGTCGCGGCGTGCAGTCTGCCGGGGGCGCGGGGGATGCAGGCCGGGGGTGACTGGTACGACGTGATGGCGTTGCCGGGCGGGAAGGCGGGGCTGGCGCTGGGTGACGTGATGGGCAAGGGGTTGCGTGCGGCGACGGCGATGGGGCAGTTGCGGACGGCGTTGCGCAGTTATGCGCTGGTGGAGGGTGAGGATCCGGTGGCGGTGCTGTCGGATCTGAACGCGCTGAGTCAGGACATGGCGCTGACGGATCTGGCGACGGTGTTGTACATGACGGTGGATCCGCAGGAGCGGCGGGCGGTGGTGGCGTCGGCCGGTCATTGTCCGCCGTTGCTGGTGGACCATTCGGGGGCGCGGTTCCTGCGTGCGGGTCAGGGGGTGCCGCTGGGTGTGGTGGATGAGTGGGATGCGGAGGCGGACGAGTTCGAGCTGCCGGCGGGGGCGTTGTTGGTGCTGTACACGGACGGCTTGGTGGAGCGGCGCGGGGAGGAGTTGGGGGTGGGGTTGGAGCGTCTGCGTGCGGCGGCGTTGGCGGCGCCTTCGGATGTGGGTGATCTGTGCGCGTATCTGGTGGAGGCGTGTCTGGGGGACGGCGAGGCGTCGGACGATGTGGCGATCCTGGCGGTGCGGGTGCGTTGA